Genomic DNA from Pseudomonas fitomaticsae:
GGCAACGGCGTCGGCAAGGCGTACGGCGTGTGGTTGGACAAGGTTTGCAGCAGCGCATAGAACGGCTTGCCGTTTTCCCGGGCCTTGAGCTCCACCAGACCACGGTCGAACATGTCCTGGTCGGACACGCCCCAGGTCGGATCGGAGAACACCGGGTTCACGAAGTCGTTACGGCCGACGAAGTTGGTCATGCCCTGGTTGCTGAAGAAACCGGACTGGTTGTCCCAGGCAAAGTCGCCGTTGTAGACGTAGACGTCGTCATAGTCCCGAGCGCTGAGCAACTGCGGCAGGCCGGACAGCTTGTGGCTGCCTTCCGGGGTCTGCATCAGGTATTCGAAACCCGGCAGGTTCGGGAAGCAGGCCATGGTGGCGAACATGCCCTGGTGGGTATGGGTGCCGTTGGAGAAGAAACGGTCGAACAGCAGGCCTTCCTTCGACAGCTTGTCGAGGTACGGCGTGATGTTGCCCGGCGCGCCCAGAGCGCCCACCGAGTGACCGGCCATGCTTTCCATCAGGATCACGACGACGTTCTTGATCGGCAGGGTCTTGTCGGCAGGCGGCGTGTATTCACGACGCACGGCGGCGATATCGGCATCCACCAGTTTGTCGTCCGGCATCAGCAGCATCTCGCGCACCACTTTCTGCGCCTGATCCTGCGGCAGCGTGGCTTTCCAGATGTTGTCGCGATCCTCGCCCATCCGGTCCTTGGCCGCCGCGATCAGCGACAGCGTGCCGTTGAGGCCGAGCTGGTTGGCGAAATTCGAATCGGTGGTGTAGACGTCACCCCAACGCAGCGGCGGGCCTTGACGCAGGGTGCCACGAGCCGCCACCACGCAAATCAGCAGGCAGACTACGAACACTGCCAGACGCGCATACCATGGCGCCACTTGACGGGTGCCGACATTGCCACCGCTGAACGGGCCACGCGGACGGGTCAGACGGTCGGCGCCCTTGAATGCCAGGGTCAGGATCAGTGTGCCCACGGCCCACGCCAGCAGGTAACGCACCACCGGGAAACCGTACCAGAGCATGCTCATCACGGTTTTCGGGTCTTCCTTCACGTACTGGAACACCAGGCCGTTGAGGCGCTGGTGGAACTCGCGATAGAAGTCCATCTCCATCAGACCGAGGAACAGCGCGATGCTCGAAGCGACGGTCAGCCACAGACGGAAGAACCCGCGCGCCGCCATGGCCCGGGCACTGAACAGTGCCAGCACCAGAGGAATGCAGACATACACCACCAGCCGGATATCGAAGCGCAGGCCGTTGGCAAAGGCTTCGAGGAAGGTCGAGGCCGGGGTATCGAGGATCATCTCGCGGTTGTAGACCAGCAGCGCGAGGCGCAGCACGGAAAACATCACCATCATGACCAGCGCGCACAGGAGCGTGTAGGCCAGATGCGATTTGACGGTCGGTTGCAGCAGGCGACTGGAAGATCGCTGCTGACTCAGGGCGTCCGGGTTTGCCATGTCGTTTTAGGACCCATTGGAAGTTGAAGTTGCAAAAATTCAGCTGCGCCCTGCCCTCTGTTGGCCATTCCAGGCCCCGGGGCTTGCGCGGAGCGCAAATGTTGCACGATCACCGGCGGCATTGCCATTGATTAGTGCCCGCTGTCGGACGCTTTCATTCAAGGCGTGGCGCACCGGGACAGGTGCAGACAGCGCGGGCGAATTGTCTTGGAGACTTTGTGAAAATTTCGTTCAACGCATATCCGGAAACACAATAAACCTGGAAAACAAAACGCCCCGAGTTCTTCGGGGCGTTTACAGATGAACGCGACAGTTACTTCTCGGCGCGTTCTTTCAAGGCTTTCAGGGTGTTGAACGGAGCGTCGACCACAAACTTGTTGGCGATCATCGACGGCACGCTGCCGCCTGGTTCGGTGTGAACCTGATAGGTCACTTCAACCTGATCGCCCTTTGGCACGAACTTCCAGAAGCCTTTGACCTGCGCGACCCGGACAAAGCCTTTTTCTTCCGGCAGATATTTCGGCAGGCCTTCCAGATTGCGGGTCAGGCTGCCATCGGCGCCTTCAACGGTGGTGACGTGCAGGATCGAATCGCGCGGGGTAACCGGCCATGGCGTGTTGAACTGGGTGTAGGTCCAGCTCTGGTCGCCTTCGTGCTTGAGCAGTTTCTGGGTCTTGCACTCGTGAATCCAGGCGCAGGCACCGGAAACGTCTTCCTGCAAGGCGCGCAGTTTGGCGATGGTGGTCTTCATCACGGTCACGCCCTGATAAGACTTGTAGTCCGAACCCGGCACTTCGCTCAGGGAGACCTTGATGCCGTCTTCGTTCTTGGCGACTTTCCAGTCTTCAGCCTGGGCGACCGAAGTGGCCAGCACAGCCGTCAAACCACACAACACAGCGATACGGTGCAGCGAACCCATAGTCTTATTCCTTATTGTTGAAGTTCCGTTCGTTTGACACATCACGCCGCCGTCATCTGCTCCCACCAGCCGAGCAGTCTGATCGCGTCTTCCTGGCTGCTGCCGCAGACTTCGGGATCGGCCTTGAATCCTGAACAGACCGCCGGACGCTCCGGTCGGCCGAAAATGTTGCACAGGTTATCGACCGACAGCTGAATGCAACGTTCACCGGCAGGTTTGCCATCGGGCATGCCTGGAATCGGCGAACTGATGGAAGGGGCAATGCAGCAGGCGCCACAGCCTTCACGGCATTTCATGACGACGCGTTCCTCGCAGCGGGCAATGTGTTAAAGGGACGCGGAACAGGGTAACCGCTTAAACGGCTGTTTTAAATTCCCTGAACCGGGGTTTTTACGCAGAAACGAAAGTGACTGACCAGTCTCCGACAAAGCGTCTGGTCTGCGGGTCACCGACGGGGACGATTTATTGCTTGAACTCGAAATCCAGCGCCGCGCCTTCGACTTCACGGCGCTCTTCATTGCGCAGTTGCAACTGCATTTCATTGCTGAGCAAACGGCCGTTGAGCTGGAACCCGCTGTTCTTGTCACCAAACATCTGCGGCAGGATCGGTTCGCGCTTGGGCATCGTCACGGAGCCGGGAGGCTTCAATTCCTGAACCATGTCTCTGGGCAAGCTCAAATCGAGCTTCGCTGACGGCAGCGGTGTCTTGGCCACTTCTTTCGCCGACTTCGACTTGGAAGCGACCGGGGCGCGCTTCTTGGCTGGAGCAGCCTTTTTCTGCGGTGTTTTTTTCGCTGGAACGGTTTTCTTGGCCGTGACCGGTTTTTTCGCGGTGGCCGTGGCCGGCGTCTTTTCCTGAGCCGCAGCCGCCATGGCACCAGGCACATGACCCATCATCAGCAGGCAGAGCACAACCCAGACGGCAGAAAATTTCGCTTTCATGAACCCAACGAAGCTAACGGCAGAGGGCCATATGCTCGCCTGTTGGACGCCACATGACAAGCTCCACCATTGTTTCAAAACCCGCCGGCCATCTCCTGGCAGAGCTGTGTCGCCAGCATTCCGAGAGTCATCAGCGCCCGTTCCGCCTCGCGATTCCACGGGATGCCACAGTTCAACCGGATGCAGTGGTTGAACTGCTCGGTGTTGCTGAAGATCAGGCCCGGCGCAATGCTGATGCCCTGTTGCAGCGCCCTTACGTGCAATTCCTGGGTGTTGACCCGTCCCGGCAGACTGACCCACAGAATGAATCCGCCGGTCGGCCGGGTCATCTGCGTGCCTTCGGGAAAGTACTGCTGGACTGCCAGTTGGAACGCGCTGAGATTTTTTCGGTATTCCTGGCGGATGTACCTTAAATGCCGGTCATAGCCGCCGTTTTCCAGGTACGCCGCGATGGCCATTTGCGTGACGCTGCACGCCGAATGGGTGCTGAAAGTCTGCAAGCGCTGGATTTCCTGCTGGTACTTGCCGGCGATCATCCAGCCGATGCGCACACCGGGCGATAACGTCTTGGAAAAACTCGAGCAATAAATCACCCGATCAAGCCGGTCGTAGGCTTTGAGCGATTTGGTGCGGCCCTGCTCGAACATCAACTCGCCATAGATGTCGTCTTCGACGATCTGGATATCGAAGTCCGAGGCCAGTCTCAGCAGCTGCTTTTGCCGCTCTTCCGGCATGGTGCCGCCAAGTGGATTGCTCAAGCGAGTGGTCAGTACCAGCGCCTTGATCGACCATTGGTTGGCCGCCAGTTGCAGGGCTTCGAGGCTCATGCCGGTGGCGGGGTCGCTGGGGATCTCGATGACTTTCAGACCCAGCAGATCCGCCAGCTGCAGCAACCCGTAATAAGTTGGCGATTCGGCGGCGATCAGGTCACCTGGACGGGTCAGCACCCGCAACGACATTTGCAAGGCGTCGACGCAACCGTGGGTGATCACCACTTCCGAAGGGTCAACGACCACGCCTGCATCACGCATGCGAATCGCCACCTGCCGACGCAGCGGCTCGAAACCGGGGCTGAACATGTAGCTGAATGCCCGAGGGCTATGAAACCGGGTGACCTTGGCCAATTGCTGATGCAGGGCGCGCACCGGCAAGTAATCGACACTCGGCACCGCCGCCCCCAGCGGGAACACGCCTTCACGACGGGATTCGACCAATACTTGTTGAATGATGCTGCTACGGGTTACCAGGCCTGGCCGCTCGACCCGGGCGATGTCCGGCGTGGGCGCCGTCAGTGCGGGAGTCTGGTGCACGTAGTAACCGGACTGCGGCCGCGCGCGGATCAGGCCCTGATCCTCGAGATTGGCGTAAGCCTGCAACACGGTGGCATGGCTGACGTTGAGCTGCGAACTCATCTTGCGCACCGAAGGCACGCGCTCGCCCGGTTGATACACGCCACGGCGGATATCTTCGGCCAGCTGTTGAGCAATACGTTGGTAGAGCAAGAGATTGGTCATGACGCAGCACTCGATTTCACGGGCGTTTTATTCTTGTGTGAAACAATACCGGAACAGTTTGGAAGTGTACTGGGACAGTTGCCATATTAGTCAACCATACAGTGCTGTGTCGGTTAAATCTGTACTGCTTTGTGAGGTAATCGACAGACGTAAAAAAGCCCGGTGCTGCCTGACAGCCCGGGCTTTCCAGTAACGCCACCCTTAGCGGGCGGCGCCGAGCTGGCCCTTTTCGTCGGAGAACACGATTTCCACTCGACGGTTCTGCGCACGCCCACGCTCGGAAGCGTTGGCGTCCACCGGGTATTCATCACCGTAGCCTTCGACCTGAATGCGTTTTTCGTCGATGCCCAGATCCGTCAACACGTCCGCTACCGACTGCGCCCGATCGCGGGACAACTTGAGGTTTTCCTGCTTGCCACCGGTGCTGTCGGTGTAGCCCTCAATGCGCACGATGCGTTTCGGGTTGAGTTGCAGGAACTGTACGATCTTCAGCACCACGCGGTTGGCCGAGTTTTTCAGTTCGGCTTCACCGGTGTCGAACAGCACGTCACCCAGAGTCATCACCAGACCACGGTCGGTCTGGGTGGTGGCCAACGCAACGATCTGCTCTTCCAGCCATTTGCCCTGCTGTTGCACGCTCAGCAGTTTCGACTCGCGCAGGGCCAGTTGCAGGCGTTGACGTTCAAGCTCCAGCTTCGCCACACGCTCTTCGTTGAGCACCTGATTGGTGTGCTCACGGGCGATTTCGCTGTAGCGCTGGCTCAGATAGGCGTAATGCACCACGTCCGAGCCGCTGCCCCAGTACGTCGACAGACGATCGGCACGGGCCAGGGACTCACCGGCGCGGATCACGTCTTTCGGCGCGATACGCAGCACGTTGGAATCTTCCTTGACCTTCTGGAAGTCGGTGCTGGCCTGCTGCAATGCGGATTCGCTGTGCTGACCGGCGCAGCCATAAAGGCTGGCGCAACCGGCGAGGATCAGAGCGCCGAGGGCTTTGGACTTCAGGCTCATTGGGCATCCCCCAGTTGCTTGCGCAGTCGGACGATGCGGGTGTTGAGCACGTTCACTTGCTCTTCGCTCTTCTGGGTCAACACTTTGGCTTCCGCCAGACGTGCGTCGAGTTCGGCCTGTTCGAATCGCATCCGCGCATTCTTGTAGGACTCACCCGCCATGCTGCCTTTGGCCCGGTTGAACTTGTCTTCTGCCAGTTTCATTTCCGGCACGTCTTCAGCGGTGGCGCCCACGGCTTTGGCTTGCTCAAGGGCCTGCTCGGTCAGGCGCATTTGTTCGTTGGGTGCCGGATCGCTGGCGCAACCGGCCAGGGCCAGAACGGCCATGGCCGCGAAAAGAAGTCGATTACTCACTAAGAATCCCTACTGTTTTGGGGCGCTGACAGGTGGTTGCGGCGGCTGTTGCTGCTGCGCCTTCCAGCGCTCGATGTTGCGTTGCAGCGCGGCTTCCATCAGGCCGGACGCGGGCAATTCTGTCATCTTTTTGGCCAGCTGTCCGCGCAACCACGGATCGTTGCAGGCCGAGTTGTGCGAAACCGCGAGGAACAGACCGGGGCGGTCGATGGGTTGCTCAAAGGCCAGCAGATCATTGGCCATGCCCAGTGCCTGTGCGGCCGCCATGCCCGAGTAGCGACCGGCTAGTACATATTCCACCTCGCCCAGCAGAAGTTTCTGAAACGCCTGGGTCAGGTTTGCCGTACGGGTCAGGGTCAATTGCTGCTCGGCGAAAGTGCCGAATGCCGGGGTCATTCGAGACTTTTCCGACAAGCCGCCAGTATGCCCGTGCAGGTCCTTGGCTTCGCTGTAGACCAGGGCCGAGCCCTTGCGCGTCCACACCAGGTAGTCGTTTTCCAGCAACGGCGGGTGAATGTAGTCGAGGTTTTCCAGCTCGTTGAAGGTCAGCGGTGCGTCGGCCAGCATGTCCATACGTCCGCTGCGCACTTCGTCGAGAGCCTGGGAACGCTTGCCGGCGTACAGCAGATCGACTTTGATCCCCAGCTCTTTCGCCACCTGTTGCAACAGGTCGGCGCTGGCACCGATCAGTTGCTTGGGGTTCTGCGGATCCTGCCAGAGGTACGGCGGTGCATCCGGGCTGCCGGTGACGACCAGCCGCTCGCACTTGCCCGCCGCCGCCGACAGGCCCGGCAACAATGCCAGCCCCAGCAACCACGAGCAGCCCAACCGACGATGCAGATCCATGGCGTAACGCTCCCACTCAAATCCGAGACAAAAAAAGCCCGACCAAAAGGTCGGGCTCTTTATAAGTGAAGCGGCCGGATTAGACCAGCTTCTCCAGCTCAGGTACGGCTTCGAACAGATCCGCCACCAGGCCGTAATCGGCCACCTGGAAGATCGGCGCTTCTTCGTCCTTGTTGATCGCAACGATCACCTTGGAGTCTTTCATGCCGGCCAGGTGCTGGATCGCGCCGGAGATACCGACGGCGATGTACAGCTGTGGCGCAACGATCTTGCCGGTCTGACCGACCTGCATGTCGTTCGGTACGAAACCTGCGTCGACCGCGGCGCGGGAAGCACCCACAGCAGCGCCGAGCTTGTCGGCCAGGGCGTACAGGTGTTTGAAGTTGTCGCCGTTCTGCATGCCGCGGCCGCCGGAAACGACGATCTTGGCAGCGGTCAGCTCAGGACGATCGGACTTGGCCAGTTCTTCGCTGACGAAGCTGGAAGTGCCGGCGTTGTGAGCAGCAGCAACGGATTCAACCGAAGCGGAACCGCCTTCAGCGGCAACCGGGTCGAAACCGGTGGCACGCACGGTGATCACTTTGATTGCAGCGGTCGATTGCACGGTAGCGATGGCGTTACCGGCGTAGATCGGACGCTTGAAAGTGTCAGCGCTTTCGACCGAGATGATCTCGGAGATCTGGTCAACGTCCAGCTGGGCGGCAACGCGCGGCAGGATGTTTTTGCCGTTGGAAGTGGCGGCAGCCAGGATGTGGCTGTAACCAGCGCCCAGCTCTGCAACCAGAGGAGCAACGTTTTCCGGCAGCTGATGCGCGTAGGCAGCATTGTCAGCGTTCAGGACTTTGCTCACGCCAGCGATTTTCGCGGCGGCTTCAGCCACGGCGCCAGCGCCCTGGCCTGCAACCAGAACGTGGATGTCGCCGCCGATTTTGGCAGCGGCAGCCACGGTGTTCAGGGTGGCCGGAGCCAGCACCTTGTTGTCGTGTTCGGCGATTACCAAGATAGTCATGATCAGATTACCTTCGCTTCGTTTTTCAGTTTCTCGACCAGTTCAGCCACCGACTTGACCTTGATGCCCGCGCTGCGTGCGGCCGGCGCTTCGACTTTCAGGGTCTTGTTGGTGGAGGCGGTGGAAACGCCCAAAGCGTCCGGAGTCAGCGTCTCGAGAGGCTTCTTCTTGGCTTTCATGATGTTTGGCAGGGACGCGTAGCGCGGCTCGTTCAAACGCAGGTCGGTGGTGACGATCGCCGGCAGTTTCAGGGAAACGGTCTGCGCGCCGCCGTCGATTTCGCGGGTCACGGCAACGCTGTCGCCGGAGACTTCGACTTTCGAGGCGAAAGTGCCCTGACCGTAGCCGCTCAGTGCAGCGAGCATCTGGCCGGTCTGGTTGTTGTCGCTGTCGATGGCCTGTTTGCCCAGGATCACCAGCTGAGGCTGTTCCTTGTCGACCACGGCCTTGAGCAGCTTGGCCACGGCCAGGGAAGTCAGGTCTTCAGCGGATTCGACGAGGATGGCGCGGTCGGCACCCAGAGCCAGTGCGGTACGCAGCTGTTCCTGAGCGGTGGACGGGCCGATGGAGACGACGACGATTTCAGTCGCAACGCCTTTTTCTTTCAGGCGTACGGCTTCTTCCACTGCGATTTCGCAGAACGGGTTCATCGACATCTTGACGTTGGCGAGGTCTACGCCGGAATTGTCCGCCTTGACGCGAACCTTGACGTTGTAATCCACAACGCGTTTGACAGCTACAAGAACCTTCATGGATTCCTCGTTACTCTCCGGTGAAAAGAAAGTCGCCTAGGCGAACCTGGCGGTTGATGCTCATCGGGCACAAGGGCACCTCTAAAAACGCCGGCTGAGCGCGATGACCGTTCGTCAGTCGTGACCGACGAGTCATGCCGCTTCGCGGTGTGTAAACTGCGCGCCGAACCTGCGCTGCGCATCACCGGTTACCGCCTACGCCCTGTCTTTAGAGGTGCTCTTGAAACCACCATTCAGCCTACGGCGAGCGCAAAACCGCCCGTATCTTGACCGGAACGCCCATTCTGGTCAATACGCCAAAATGCCCTGTCATAAGCCGCGCTTCTTTGATTTCTCTGGGCTGGAGCCGATTCAAACAAACGTTTGTATTGGACGCTAAGAGTGGTGTAGATATAATGCGCCGCCTAGAGAGAAAGGTGGTTTGCCCATTATTACCCTTGACGTTAACGTAAAGGCAATAACGGATACGACACCGAACCTCCAAATTAGAAAAAAAACTGTTGAGCCTTGAGTAGGAGATAGCCTGTGGAACGCGAATACATGGAATTCGACGTGGTCATCGTCGGTGCCGGCCCCGCTGGCCTGTCCGCCGCCTGCCGTCTGAAGCAGAAGGCCGCCGAAGCCGGTAAGGAAATCAGCGTCTGCGTGGTCGAAAAAGGCTCCGAAGTCGGCGCACACATCCTGTCCGGTGCCGTATTCGAACCACGGGCCCTGAACGAACTGTTCCCGGATTGGAAAGAACTCGGCGCCCCGCTGAACACGCCCGTCACCCGCGATGACATTTTCGTGCTGAAAAACGCCGAAAGCGCGCAGAAAATTCCTGACTTCTTTGTGCCCAAGACCATGCACAACGAAGGCAACTACATTATCTCCCTCGGCAACCTGTGCCGCTGGCTCGCTCAGCAGGCCGAAAACCTGGGCGTGGAAATCTACCCTGGCTTCGCCGCTCAGGAAGCGCTGATCGATGAAAACGGGGTAG
This window encodes:
- a CDS encoding electron transfer flavoprotein subunit alpha/FixB family protein yields the protein MTILVIAEHDNKVLAPATLNTVAAAAKIGGDIHVLVAGQGAGAVAEAAAKIAGVSKVLNADNAAYAHQLPENVAPLVAELGAGYSHILAAATSNGKNILPRVAAQLDVDQISEIISVESADTFKRPIYAGNAIATVQSTAAIKVITVRATGFDPVAAEGGSASVESVAAAHNAGTSSFVSEELAKSDRPELTAAKIVVSGGRGMQNGDNFKHLYALADKLGAAVGASRAAVDAGFVPNDMQVGQTGKIVAPQLYIAVGISGAIQHLAGMKDSKVIVAINKDEEAPIFQVADYGLVADLFEAVPELEKLV
- a CDS encoding DUF4398 domain-containing protein, whose protein sequence is MSNRLLFAAMAVLALAGCASDPAPNEQMRLTEQALEQAKAVGATAEDVPEMKLAEDKFNRAKGSMAGESYKNARMRFEQAELDARLAEAKVLTQKSEEQVNVLNTRIVRLRKQLGDAQ
- a CDS encoding electron transfer flavoprotein subunit beta/FixA family protein; this encodes MKVLVAVKRVVDYNVKVRVKADNSGVDLANVKMSMNPFCEIAVEEAVRLKEKGVATEIVVVSIGPSTAQEQLRTALALGADRAILVESAEDLTSLAVAKLLKAVVDKEQPQLVILGKQAIDSDNNQTGQMLAALSGYGQGTFASKVEVSGDSVAVTREIDGGAQTVSLKLPAIVTTDLRLNEPRYASLPNIMKAKKKPLETLTPDALGVSTASTNKTLKVEAPAARSAGIKVKSVAELVEKLKNEAKVI
- a CDS encoding OmpA family protein, with protein sequence MSLKSKALGALILAGCASLYGCAGQHSESALQQASTDFQKVKEDSNVLRIAPKDVIRAGESLARADRLSTYWGSGSDVVHYAYLSQRYSEIAREHTNQVLNEERVAKLELERQRLQLALRESKLLSVQQQGKWLEEQIVALATTQTDRGLVMTLGDVLFDTGEAELKNSANRVVLKIVQFLQLNPKRIVRIEGYTDSTGGKQENLKLSRDRAQSVADVLTDLGIDEKRIQVEGYGDEYPVDANASERGRAQNRRVEIVFSDEKGQLGAAR
- a CDS encoding substrate-binding periplasmic protein, with translation MDLHRRLGCSWLLGLALLPGLSAAAGKCERLVVTGSPDAPPYLWQDPQNPKQLIGASADLLQQVAKELGIKVDLLYAGKRSQALDEVRSGRMDMLADAPLTFNELENLDYIHPPLLENDYLVWTRKGSALVYSEAKDLHGHTGGLSEKSRMTPAFGTFAEQQLTLTRTANLTQAFQKLLLGEVEYVLAGRYSGMAAAQALGMANDLLAFEQPIDRPGLFLAVSHNSACNDPWLRGQLAKKMTELPASGLMEAALQRNIERWKAQQQQPPQPPVSAPKQ
- a CDS encoding LTA synthase family protein; the protein is MANPDALSQQRSSSRLLQPTVKSHLAYTLLCALVMMVMFSVLRLALLVYNREMILDTPASTFLEAFANGLRFDIRLVVYVCIPLVLALFSARAMAARGFFRLWLTVASSIALFLGLMEMDFYREFHQRLNGLVFQYVKEDPKTVMSMLWYGFPVVRYLLAWAVGTLILTLAFKGADRLTRPRGPFSGGNVGTRQVAPWYARLAVFVVCLLICVVAARGTLRQGPPLRWGDVYTTDSNFANQLGLNGTLSLIAAAKDRMGEDRDNIWKATLPQDQAQKVVREMLLMPDDKLVDADIAAVRREYTPPADKTLPIKNVVVILMESMAGHSVGALGAPGNITPYLDKLSKEGLLFDRFFSNGTHTHQGMFATMACFPNLPGFEYLMQTPEGSHKLSGLPQLLSARDYDDVYVYNGDFAWDNQSGFFSNQGMTNFVGRNDFVNPVFSDPTWGVSDQDMFDRGLVELKARENGKPFYALLQTLSNHTPYALPTPLPVERVTDRGPLNEHLTAMRYADWALGQFFEKARKEPYFKETLFVIVGDHGFGNERQITEMDLGRFNVPMLMIAPGIQEKFGTRDHTVGTQIDIVPTIMGRLGGEVRHQCWGRDLLNLPQGDTGFGVIKPSGSEQTTAIVTADQILVLPKEKEMAPKIYQYELGANPHAEVVPDAPRTAELKLKLEAFLQTATKSLIDNTAGVINGKPD
- a CDS encoding YkgJ family cysteine cluster protein, yielding MKCREGCGACCIAPSISSPIPGMPDGKPAGERCIQLSVDNLCNIFGRPERPAVCSGFKADPEVCGSSQEDAIRLLGWWEQMTAA
- a CDS encoding aminotransferase-like domain-containing protein, yielding MTNLLLYQRIAQQLAEDIRRGVYQPGERVPSVRKMSSQLNVSHATVLQAYANLEDQGLIRARPQSGYYVHQTPALTAPTPDIARVERPGLVTRSSIIQQVLVESRREGVFPLGAAVPSVDYLPVRALHQQLAKVTRFHSPRAFSYMFSPGFEPLRRQVAIRMRDAGVVVDPSEVVITHGCVDALQMSLRVLTRPGDLIAAESPTYYGLLQLADLLGLKVIEIPSDPATGMSLEALQLAANQWSIKALVLTTRLSNPLGGTMPEERQKQLLRLASDFDIQIVEDDIYGELMFEQGRTKSLKAYDRLDRVIYCSSFSKTLSPGVRIGWMIAGKYQQEIQRLQTFSTHSACSVTQMAIAAYLENGGYDRHLRYIRQEYRKNLSAFQLAVQQYFPEGTQMTRPTGGFILWVSLPGRVNTQELHVRALQQGISIAPGLIFSNTEQFNHCIRLNCGIPWNREAERALMTLGMLATQLCQEMAGGF
- a CDS encoding START domain-containing protein encodes the protein MGSLHRIAVLCGLTAVLATSVAQAEDWKVAKNEDGIKVSLSEVPGSDYKSYQGVTVMKTTIAKLRALQEDVSGACAWIHECKTQKLLKHEGDQSWTYTQFNTPWPVTPRDSILHVTTVEGADGSLTRNLEGLPKYLPEEKGFVRVAQVKGFWKFVPKGDQVEVTYQVHTEPGGSVPSMIANKFVVDAPFNTLKALKERAEK
- a CDS encoding translation initiation factor 2 — its product is MKAKFSAVWVVLCLLMMGHVPGAMAAAAQEKTPATATAKKPVTAKKTVPAKKTPQKKAAPAKKRAPVASKSKSAKEVAKTPLPSAKLDLSLPRDMVQELKPPGSVTMPKREPILPQMFGDKNSGFQLNGRLLSNEMQLQLRNEERREVEGAALDFEFKQ